In one Carassius carassius chromosome 12, fCarCar2.1, whole genome shotgun sequence genomic region, the following are encoded:
- the LOC132154156 gene encoding tripartite motif-containing protein 16-like translates to MTELIHRQTKCAVKEAEGFINTQEINNMRSSGADLQHLELLSHSNNDVRFFESAVSLPLLTEYKKTFVFLVHPYNSFERDSMAVSELIEKLNVTSKMSLFTISRKVRNTRIVRSPPPQTREEFLQYASKLTFNTNSANESLILRNENREVIATHLLQDYPEHTQRFNCRAQILCNEGLRGSPKYWEVEIGGGTWVCIAVSYQGIRRKGKQRTLFGRNAQSWGLRCESVRVEFWHDNKTTFSKFQSHGSKIGVFLDFRAGILAFYSVSDNMSLIYKHQTVFKELVYPGFGLAGKGSYVRLCDPLKN, encoded by the exons ATGACAGAGCTGATCCACAGACAGACGAAGTGTGCAGTGAAGGAAGCGGAGGGATTCATAAACACGCAGGAGATCAATAATATGAGGTCCTCAGGTGCTGATCTACAACACCTGGAGCTGCTCTCTCATTCAAACAATGATGTTCGATTTTTTGAG AGCGCTGTGTCTCTGCCTTTGCTGACTgagtataaaaaaacatttgtctttcTTGTGCATCCGTACAATTCTTTTGAGCGTGATTCCATGGCAGTTAGCGAGCTAATAGAAAAGCTAAACGTGACCAGCAAGATGAGTTTATTCACAATTTCTAGAAAAG tgagaaACACTAGAATTGTTAGATCACCACCACCACAGACACGAGAGGAGTTTCTGCAGT ATGCatcaaaactcacttttaatACCAACTCAGCAAATGAAAGTCTCATCTTGAGGAATGAGAACAGGGAGGTGATAGCCACGCACCTGCTCCAGGACTATCCTGAACACACTCAGAGGTTTAACTGCAGGGCACAAATCCTGTGCAATGAAGGTCTCAGAGGCTCCCCTAAATATTGGGAAGTAGAGATTGGCGGGGGCACTTGGGTCTGCATTGCTGTGTCCTACCAAGGGATCCGTAGAAAAGGCAAGCAGCGTACACTTTTTGGAAGAAATGCTCAGTCATGGGGATTACGCTGTGAAAGTGTCCGTGTAGAATTTTGGCATGACAATAAGACAACTTTTTCGAAGTTTCAATCACATGGCTCCAAAATAGGAGTTTTTTTGGACTTCAGAGCTGGAATCTTGGCATTTTACAGTGTTTCCGACAACATGAGTCTCATTTATAAGCACCAAACTGTTTTTAAAGAGCTTGTTTATCCTGGGTTCGGACTGGCTGGGAAAGGTTCCTATGTGAGGCTTTGTGATCCATTGAAAAATTAG